Below is a genomic region from Camelus dromedarius isolate mCamDro1 chromosome 25, mCamDro1.pat, whole genome shotgun sequence.
GCTCTCCGGGATCAACGCCGTGAGTGTCCACCTGTCCTCAGATCCGCGACTTAAAACGCCTGACCGGGGGTGAACAGCCTTGGTTACTGGTCACCTTCTCACATGTACAGGGTCTCTCCCAATGCTTACCACATAGCAGCCACTCAGAAAATGTTGACTATCCAGGTTTTGATTTGGTTTAGTTTTTTATGTCTTAAAATGATATCTATAGTACATGTTTTCCAtgtgaaaagatgaaaagaggtGAAAAATTTGTCACCCTTAGTCTTGGAACTCAGTTAACATTTGTCCTCTTCCggatattttttcaatatttacagTACTGCAATGTAtctaatttttattctcttttttgaccactcttttttattttattttttggtggtcAAATAATcctttattaaatcatttttctttgtggttCTTAACTTGCTGGGCATTCAACCCCACCACTGTTGACTGAccactcaattttaaaatttccagttctCTTTAACTCTGATCTAGCTTATATGATGTCATCAATGATAACACAGGCCATACAACCAAAGTGGATCTGAGAATTAATTCACCTCGGTTCTTTTTCCAGAACTTTACTGTCTAAAAATCAGTGTAAAGCCCTGGGGAGCAGTTACGAGGTCTGTGAGCGCGCTGGCAACTTCAGGCCGAGCTGGCTTTACCTTATATATTTTGTGCAACGTAGACTAGTGACTATGACAGTTTAGAGTGTGGGGCAAAACGGAAGCTAGCATTTGGCAGGTGGCCATTGTATTCACGCAAAAATCAGCTTACTCCTTTTGAGTCTTGGTTGTGGTCAGAGAGGGTATTCCTGTACCTTCTATCcacctgaaaataaaacatttgggtAGGAGGAATCCAAATATTCTTGTCCCACCTCTGATTCATGCCCTGAGGTTTCCCATCAAAACGTGATCAGTGTGGTCAAATCGTTGTGTGacaaagcattttgcaaaacatGATACTCAGAGTAAGTTGCTTCTTGGCCTTTTCTGCCTAACTTGCCACGAGGATACTGTGTTTGAAATGGCTGTGCTTCTCCTGAGGGCTTAGAGGCGGTTATAGCACAACCTGGGAGGAAGGATAGTGTGAAAAAGCTGCTTTTGATGGATCTCAATCTCAGATTTCCTCCTTTGAAAAACCACTGTAATCAAAAATACTCTCGAGACTTCCCCGAGCAGCAAGGCTAGGACTAGTGAGGCCTCCAGCGCAGGTGCATGTCCTGAGAGTGACAACTGCCCTCTTCAGTTCTGTCCCACAGGTGCCTGCTGGCCTCCCCCGCAGTCCGAGGCCTGCAAAATAAGATCAGAAAAAGACAGACCACTCTGGGAAGATTACCAATGATAGATGAGCATTCTGTAAGGCAGATGTCAAACCGTGTGTGAAAatcacttttttctgtttttaatttcccttAAAGGCAGAGGGATAAGAGGCTGGATAGTGTTTACCCTGTTTACATTGCAAAGTAAACAGCTGTTAACGCAGCTGGTGTGCGGGTTAGCGTAACCCAGCTCGATGGTGCCAGGCAGCGGAGCGGTTTCACTGTAAGGAGTCTGCTTGGGATCTGTAGGAACGTGTCAGGTTTTGACGTGCACACCGTTATATAATAAGAAAGAGGACTGGCATAACTATTCATTCCTAGTTTTAACTCTTCAGATGTCTTTCCTGACAAGCTTTATAATCATTAAATACTCTTGGAATGTTTTCTAACAGCTTTACTTAGCTCACCCCTGCTTCTCTCCTAGAGGACTAGTCAGTATCTCAGGTTCAAAAAGCACAACCTTGATACTCCGGGTCAAATCGGAAACTCTTAAACCAGACCTGAGGGACTGAGTGATCTAGACCCTGTGCCCTTGTATTCTTGGTCTGAGTCCACGGTCTGACATCTCCTTAGCTCTGGGGGTTGGAGCAGCCCCACGCTGTAGCACAGTGTtgagcaaataataaaaataatatactttaaataGCAGCTTATGTAATAGtgtatattaaattaaaataatagctgGTGTTATCTCCTAAAACACTTGCAAAGACCTAGTGCTAGGAATTCCAGCCCAAGTTCTGCTTCTAATTACACGAGCAGGCTGAGGTTACCCCTCAGTGTCTTCACTGTCAAATGGAGACATCAATGAGTATCATTGTTGGGGTCAGGGGGTTAGAGAAGTAGTCCATTGAAAAGGTGtaattgaaaaatgtaaaaaaaagaaagaaagaaaaatgtaaaaggacttatggctttaaaaagttaataaggTAGTCATAAGGAAGAGGCTAAATGGAGCAGTAAGAATAAACATAGTtagaagaaaaaatggaaataagcaGCTAGAATTGAGGGAAATTAAGAAGAGAATAATAGACCTAAGATACAGAAGATAATTAATTTGCAGAAGATACTGTgattgaacaacaacaacaacaacaacaaaactctggGAAGGACTCCTTCACTTCTGGTACTTTTCTGAGTTGATTTTTTGCAGGTTCGGTGTAACTGCTGTGCACAGTTGAATTTCATAGTTGCATCTTTTGTTCCCTACTAGGTGTTCTATTACTCAACGGGAATCTTCAAAGATGCAGGTGTCCAGGAGCCGGTCTATGCCACTATTGGTGCTGGCGTGGTTAATACGATCTTCACTGTGGTTTCTGTAAGTCATGTGTTTGGATcatttttgaggggggaggagaATTTTTGCTCCATATGTTCAAAGATGGGTTGTGGGTCCTTCCACCTCCCTATCGTTATTTAGTTAACCCTTTTTGTTGCTGTCGAATTCCTTTCGGGGGAGATGAGGGGCGAAGCGGTCTTCACTCGCTTCAAGCGAATAGGCAGTAGGTGGGCAGGAGGTGGGTATGGGAAGGGAGTCCATGGGACACTTCTAACTTGGAGCTGGAGAAGACGACGTGTGACTACCGCAGCTGTCCTGCTGTGTGCGGCGGATTCGGGTAGCTCCTGCGGCGTCTTCATAAAAGGGAAAGCAGATGTTccatgtttattattattattcttattcttgtAGCTGTTCCTGGTGGAAAGGGCGGGGAGGAGGACTCTACATCTGACAGGCCTTGGAGGAATGGCTTTCTGTTCTGTCCTCATGACGATTTCCTTGCTGTTAAAGGTGAGTGCTCTttgtgggggaaagggggtggggaaaggggagaggggtgggtagTTGAGGTTGGAGATCGTACAGACGGCATTTGGGAGAAGCGCCAGGCCCAGGGTTTTGAGAAGAGTGGGTTATCAGACAGAGGTCACTGAACTGCCTTAATCCTTATGTCTATATAACGTATGGcttgaaaaatacattatctcatttaattcttaaagaaACCTTGAGGTAATTagtcccatttcccagatgatgAAATGCCTCGGTGCAGAGGGACATGTGTGGTCACACTGCTAGGATTCAAAGACCCGAGGCTCCTAGGGCCAGTAACTCCTTTATACCACGGGACAGAAGGACCTTTTCATTATTAGTCAGTACTCCTCTCTGGGAAGCTGGCTCCTGCCTGGGTCGTTCTATGAATACTaactttgctttcttcctttcttatagGATAATTATAATTGGATGAGCTTTATCTGTATTGGGGCCATCTTGGTCTTCGTGGCCTTCTTTGAAATTGGCCCAGGCCCCATTCCCTGGTTTATTGTGGCTGAACTCTTTGGCCAGGGACCCCGCCCAGCTGCAATGGCAGTGGCTGGTTGTTCCAACTGGACCTCCAACTTCTTGGTTGGATTGCTCTTCCCCTCGGCTGCAGTAAGTAAATTAAAACTCACCTCACCTATCTCAAACCAGCCAATACATAGTTCTGCCTAGAAACAGAACGGTCACGATAAGCCTCAGAGGATTCCAAGTCGATATTTAAAATCCATCATTTGGACTAGCAGTAACGGCTTTAGGATCTTAAAGGCTCACTGAGCGTGGGATGTTGATGATGGGGTAGGTCTTGTTGTAAAATGACCAGGAGCTGCTGTATAATAAAGGACCTAGCATGGATGTCTGGAACGCATTTCTATTTCCATGAGTCTTTCGGAAACCCAgatcttaaaaataatagaagtcCTAAAATAGTCAGTAGGCGTTTGGAAGCAGCTAACTTTAATGACTAGGGAAAGGAATGACACAAATTATAGAGAAGTACAGTAGTTACCGATGAAATTAGATCCGAGCGCCTGGAGAAACCTGTTTCCACTCATGATAGGAGGATTCTGGCCAGAGGCCTAATGTGTATGTGAGGGAGGCTGGAGTTTTGGTGACCAGATCTTGACATCAACTCTCCTTTTTCTGTGTCCTTTCACTAGTTCTACTTAGGAGCCTACGTTTTTATTGTCTTCACCGCCTTCCTCGTTATCTTCTGGGTCTTCACCTTCTTCAAAGTCCCTGAGACCCGTGGCAGGACTTTTGAGGAAATTACACGCGCCTTCGAAGGGCAGGCGCAGGAGGGTCACCGCGCTGAGAAGGGCCCAGTCATGGAGATGAACAGCATCCAGCCCACCAAGGACACCAACGTCTAAGCGGGgcctccctcccgcctccctcccgcCAGGAGAAGCAACCTCTCCCTGCAAGGGGAGAGACCTCATCAGGTTGTAACCCAGGACTGTTTCTGATTGCTGCTACTTGATTCCTTTCTCATCCCACACACTCGAGGGGACCTCAGAGGATCCCCAGGCCGGGGTTAGTCCTTATTTTCAGTGGCTTTTTAGAATCTCATTTCTTGGACACTCTCCCCTGCTGAGGAGAGACCAAGTGAACCTACCTTCATTTCAGGAGGGCTTGACCCCTTGGCATCTGACAGCTTTGCCAGCTCTTGCTCCCTTAGGGTCTCATGTTGCTCCCGGGGGCCTTTAGGGGAGTGAGCGGGAGGGCGCGGTTCCTCTAACCTCAGACCTACCAGGAAGCAAAGACACACGAGtgtggagggcagagaggggtCACCTGAGAGCACCTTCCTCACTTCCATACAGCTCTGCAGAGCAAATTAacttgagttttatttattttatcttctggttttattgcataaatatttatttttttaagtgtaaagtaATTTTACCAAATAATGAAAGCATAAGGAAATTGAGGTTAGAGGGAGGTGCTTAAAGAGAGGTTCTCGGGTGGAAGATTCAATACCGAAGAGGTTACGGTGCAATAAGGGACGAATTTAGGGAGAAATGTGATGCGTTATTAGAGGGGCTATGATGTGGTGTGTGAGGTTTGCACGTTGCCTCTTAAACATTTCTGTTCTTCAGACGAAAATTCTCTAGTTTAATTTCTCAGAAAAGTCACGGTGCCTGTATAAAGAAGCTATCGGTTTCCTTCGgaacttctttctttgtttaagaTTGTATGTAGCAGTACTTGAAATCTAGGCTCATTACTAAGATGAGCATTGTAGTTAATGGTGGTTGTTGGGTTCTAATTTTGGATGGAGTCCAGAGAAGGGGTGGTTATTTCTAGAAACCCTCTGTCCCCTCACTGGACCAACTTCTTTCTCCTGTAGtgaactcagttttttttttttaagtacttgtACCACCTGTCTGGTGGGAGAGCCTCCCAAGTGAGCAACCTAAAATACTGGTTCTTGGTAGAGGTTCATTATTTCTTCAGTTTGTTCTTTAgaagattttagatttttattattattattattactattattattattattattattttactttaagccATAGCtttaaaagaattcagagatgttCATAGCTAACTTGGAACTTGTAACCTCAGCTTTGGGAGAGGATTTTCCTGAACAATTATTATCTAGTTGCAGTATGTTGTTACATTAGGGTTATCTCATGCTTGTTTCCGTCTGTTACCATGTCAAGTTACCCTGGTCACCATGTTACCATAGTATTATGGCAAGCGTCCTTAAGGGGCTTGAACCTTTCCCACAGACCACATTGGAGTCGCTGTGAGTAGATGTGCAGCGTGGCCCACACTTGAGAGTGTGAATGTGCGCCGTCGCTTTGTTCTGGGTGGAAGGCGTTTATGGGTGACTTGTTTCCTCTGTGTTCCTAAGGCGTCCTTTTGGATAGAGTGTGTTAAGACGACTCATTCCTCTGTATGTAAATAGCGCTGCCCCTGCTGGGTGCAGTCTGCATCTGTGGTTGCCTTCGGGCCTTCAGCGAAGCTCAGTCTCATCTGGCTGCCTGTGTTAGGAGGGGGAGCCCCCTCCATTCTGAGACTGAGGGTGGAGGGCTGCATAGTCAGACAGTGGAAGCAGGAAAGGATGTGGGATCAGGCCGTGTGGCCTCCTGCGGGCACTGGGAGGGAGGCATTCTTTAAGGGGATAAGAAACAAACTGAAGACTTTGAACTCAGGCGGTTCAGAGACTTGGATGAGATGGAGGGGTTCACACCTGCCATGGTCACAGACACCTCCGCAATCATCCAGTCTCCCAGTATTTTTAGAGATGGCTGTTGGACCCCTCTCCCCGTTTTCATATGTTGCCTGATCTCCCAGTCCCTCTTTGGTGCTTACAGATTTCAGGCCCTTTAGCCAAACCCTTGCCTATGACGTATTTTGGTTCTCAGTTCTCACCATTTCCTCTGGTCATTGAGCCTCTGTTTATAAGCTCGAGAGCCAAGGATGGGGCTTTGCCAGAAGGTGACTTTCTTCTAACTGTACGTCTGCTTCTGGCTCCTCAAAAACAGTGGGTTGGCAGTACTGCAGTGTGGAAATTTTCCCATTTCTCAGTGACCAGATTGTGAATAATTTCCAAATGGATTTTCTATTATTGTTACCGTGgttctttgttttgaaataaaaattctgaatgtATACATAGCATCACAGgcttggttttttggttttgttttgtccttCCTGTAACAACAAAATCAGCTTCAAATCAACTGGCCACTCAGTACCTGTTGTAACCTTGAGTAAGTTTCTTACACGAGAGTCTAAGATGCAGATGAAATGGAAAAGCCTTAGTGCATTGCTTTACATACTTAATAAATTATGTTGCTTGCTTTCCCCAGTGAGAATTCTGATTTTCTCTCATGCTCTTTCCTacttcctttctcctccagtcTCTGAGGTCTAAAATTCATTCCACACTGATGTCAAAGCATCCAAATGGCATAGAAccatgagtatatatatatatatatatataactagcCTACTTAAAACCCTTCAATAGTTTCCAGtcagttacagaaaaaaaaataagccccCTGGCTCAATACATCCCTTCCTGGGCAAGGTCCCTGCTGCTACCTTTTCAGTCTGAGTTACCATTTCTTAACTCCCATGTATTTAAGAAAACAGTTCACACTCATTGTCAGCACTCAACACCTCTGTGCTTTTGCTGATGtagttctctccctccctccctacgtTTCCATCCACTTACTAGAGATATTTGAAtgctactttctgtttctactaGTCAGGCAGGAGCTCCATCAAGCCTTCCTTACTCCCAACATAATCCTCCCAGCGTGGTCCTCCGTGTTAGAGTGAAAGAAGGAAACGGCCTGGCTGTCCCGATGAGTACACCATTTTCTCCAAAACTGGTTTGTCTTAGCTCCCCTTTTCCACCTTTGCTTCTTTATCACTCATCCTTCACACGACCAGAGTGATCTAAAATCAGATCGTGCCATTCCCCTGCTCAAAGCCTTCTACTTAAAATAGTCACACTTAAGTAGTATCCAGGCTCTTTTGGGGACGGTATCTGGAGACACTCAGAATGGCCCAGCGTCTGACCTGCTGTCTAGGCTGTCCTACAACATGGCCTGTAACAAAACTGGGCTGTCGGGAGCCCCCGGTGGTAGAATTGTTTACACCAAGAAGGCTGGGAAAGCACCAAAACCCACCCACCTAGGGCGTGTGCCCAGGCCGAGGTCGACTCGGAGGGGTTCGTGCTGAAAGACCCAAGGTTCTTAGAGGGTTGTCTAAAAGGACCAAGCATGTCAGCAGGGCCTCTGGTGGGTCCACGGGAGCTAAATGTGTCTGTGGTCAGATCAAGTGGGCTTTCCTTAGTGAGGAGCAGAAAATCGTGTAAGTGTTGAAGGCATAAGCACAGAGAGCCAAGTTTAAAAATAGCTTTgagtaataaattaaaaaaaagattatccaGACCCCTTTGCTCTGGCCTATGATCTGGGTGAACACATGTCCCAGTTTACTCCCTGGACCCTGGCGGAGCTGTGAGTATCTGATTTAATCCATCCTCGCAGGCCCTGACGCCGCCGAGTGCTGCCTCCCTTACCGAAAGGGTTTGCTGCTTCAGCTGCATCTCTTACTCTCTTTGCTCCCAGAAGTCCAGCCCCACTGGTCCTTCTGGTACTCATCTACATCAAGTTCATGACCTTACCCTTTATACTTACCCTCTCGTGCTTAGAACATTCTGCCTCAGAATTTTGCGTGGCTGGGTCTGTTTTGCGGGGCAGGTCTTCGTTAACAACCTCTGGGGAGGGTAAGCGCCACAAAAGCGCGTACCTCGTCCTGTTATGTGTGGAACACTGCCTGACATACAACTGGTTTTTATCAAGTGCATCAGTCTGGCTCCTGTCAGAAGACTGAAACCACATAGTAACTTAAACAGggaaagtttaatttaaaagaaaatcaagttataataaaagttaaaaaaaaaaaaaaaagatgtcagagAACTCAATATGGTATCCCAGAGCTGAGGGAGAGTATAAGGAAGGACAAATTTGGGGACCCCCCCCCAAAACCGAAATTCAGATCTTGCTGGAAAAGGCATAGTTGCAACCTACTGGATAGCAGAGAAATTGGCTGGATTGTGCAGTCCCGGCTGGTGTGCCTTCCCCAGGCAAGCAGGTGAGCCGCACCTGGTGGCCAGATAAGTGAGTGTTCAGAGGGAGTCAGGGCACCAaggtgagaggcctggggcctTGAGGACAGTGATTGCCCAATCTAcgctggggctgggaggtggctgAGGCAGCTTGCATCCCAGGGGCATGGCTAGGGGAGGACCCCACCAAATGCTCCCTCATCTACACTGCTGATCTGTGGTGTCGCCCCTGGCACCAGCAGAAGCCCCTTCCTCCTACAATACCATTCTAGCACCATCAGCTGAGAAAACTTCATTGTGCTTATTAACATTCTGAAGAGATGATATAAAGGGAATTCCAGCCATAACCACAAAACAGGTTTTGAAGTGTGAATCTGGAGCTGAGGCAGTAAATGGATAATGGCCACAATAAATGTtagatggctggctggctgaagTGGTTCTTGACTAACAGGACTTCCTCCTTCCACAACTCCCAGAGCCACCTGGACTTCAGATAAAATTCCAGGTCAAAAAGGCCATGGAGGGTGGGGTTTTGGGGTGCCCAAAAGTATTGTTGCAGTAATTTGTCCAAGGCTACGACTGGGTCGCTCTCGCTGAGGCTGGGCTGGCGGCCCCTGCTCAGGGCTGGGCAAGCGTTTCaggggagaagcagagggagcGCCTCTGAGCCTGGAGCCTCAGAGCTACGGGATGATGTAGATGATGTCAGGGACCAGGCTGCAGGGGAGCCGACCAGCTCTGGCTCTACGTTCCGAGTCTTCACCACGTCGTCCTCTTATCATCAGGGAGAACTTCTTGGATGTCGACTCCCAAAGAGCGGCACCAGCGAATCTAGTAACAAATCTGCGTCCGTGATCTGTGGTCCACGGTGGCGGCGGCACCGCTGAGGTTTCAGGACCCGCCGGGTGTCCACCATCCTCTTGGgggtcccctccctgctccctccgcGGCCGTCCCGGGGCGCAGAGCGCGCGGGGCGTTCCGGGGTGCGCAGCCCGGTCACCGCCAGGCGTAGCTTTGCGGCCGCGACCgccacctccccagccctgcagtcGGAGGCGGGGACGAAACCGCAGCCCGGGCGAGAGGCGGGGCTTCGGCCGCGCCGGGTCCCCCAGCCGCCCTCACTGCGCAGGCGCGGGCGGCCCCTCACTGCGCTCAGGCCCTTTCTGGCTAAAACGCGGGACGTGCTTGGAAGCCAGCAGACGTTCAAATGCAGGTATTTCCCGCCTTTCTTATTCTGAAGAGAATTTAACTACCCTTTCTGGATTTCTCAATGCTTCGTGACTTAATTGATAGGACTGACTTACCTGAGTTGGGATAGGTTGCAGAGATTAAATtcaaatctaattaaaaaaaaaaaaaaaaaaagaatgaatcttcAAAACTGGAACTGGCACCCTGTCTCTTGACTAAATGCTCCAGGACTGGAATAAAGTTAAAATACCAACAGGATATAAGGGTGCCAGTTTTCGCACACTTTTACTAAAATGTTTCACTATGAAACGTTTAATCTTTATCCATCTGAAGCGAGAAAGGGAACCTctattttaaatgtgcatttttattaTGCGATTGAGCATTTTTTTGCTCTTtgttgatttgtatttccttgtctgtgaacCATGTGTATCTATCAGAGGAGGAATATTTTGAAAAGGATGTATTTTGGagaagaaacaagacaaaatacataaaatagagtttttaaataaaatagttaccATAAGACCTAGTatttccactcctagatatattacccaagaaaaatggaaacgtgtccacataaaaacttgttcACAAGtgttcactgcagcgttattcacaataaccccaagctggaaacaacccatatatccattgatagataaatggatacCCAAATGTGGTTTATCCATATAACGCAATATTATTTAGCCACAAGAAGGAGTGAAGTACTGGTATAGACTATAATATgtatgaaccttaaaaacataaGTATGTGAAGCCAGTCACCAAAAGACCACATGTTATATGactcaatttatatgaaatttccagaacaGGCAGATCTATAGAGAGAAAGAAGGTAGATGAGTGGTGACCTAGAACTAAGGGGAGGAAAAACAAGTGGGTGAGGGTCCAGAGAATTAGGGAATGACTTCTAATgggtacaaagtttcttttgggggtgatggaaacaCTCTAAAATTAGATTACAGTAGTGGTTACACAACtgtaaaaatgctaaaaattattgaattgtatactttaagtgGGTGACCTTTATAATAATAtgaattatgtaaaaataaatctgtataataaaaaggtaaaaacaaaactgaaaataagagAATTAAGAGGTGATATAAAAACCTAAATATTCTGATAGGAAACTGATAAAATGAGACTTTGAAACATCCTGTAATGGAATATATGCAGATATTCAACATAAATGAATAGGGAGATATTTTTGTGCTATGTATGAGGGATTCACTTTCTCTACATTCTAAACAACACTTGTTAATATCTGACTTTTTGATTTTAtgcatcctagtgggtgtgaaatgatacctcaatgtggttttgatttgcattttcctaatagctgcTGCTgtggaacattttttcatgtgcttattggccatttgtatatcttctttgatgaaatgtcttttcaagtccTTGGCCTGTGTTTTAATTTGttacttgaatttttattttttatttattatttctattgaGTTGTTGGAGTTCTTTATGTAGTCTGAGTGAGTCTCTTATCGATAATATGATTTGCCagtcccattctgtggattgtcttttcacactcttgatagtatcctttgaagtgaaaaagttttaattttttttaataggctagtaaaatggtataaccactatggaaaatactatggagtttccttaaaaaatgaaaaatagaccaGTATATAATCTAAcagtcccacttctggatatatatccaaaagaattgaaagcagggtcttgaagaggtATTTGCACACACAtaatcatagcagcactattcacaatagccaagaagtggaagcaacctaggtgtccaGCAATGCATGAGTGGGTAAAGACAATGGAGTATTTTGTTCTGCCCcacagaacatttaaaaagtaactattaatcatattttaacaatttttttcatttatagccTTTGTGTATTAATTCCTTAACAAGGACTTTTTCATCTCAGTATTATAAGTACTAAATAGTAAAAATACTTACCAGCATTTCTGctagtattttatagttttcatttatgtttaaatctttgattctTCTGGAATTTGTGGGTGTGGTATGAAATACGGTTTTTTCCTCAACTagtaaatatcatttaaaaattttttgaatagtACCTTTTCTTTTATTAGTCTCGTTTATGGATGTCTCTTTGTTGCTGGTGGCAGCATGGGGCGTGGGGCAGTGGAAGGAAACTTAAAACTGTTCcggctttggccattgggagctctttTAGGTTGTCTCCAGGAGCCTTTACACATGCCAAATGTAGAATAAGACATTTCTCTAAGgatccctggttccttttattggtaTCCAGAAATCGAAATATGGGTGTTGGTGTCCCTTACTTTTTAACATGTTCTCTCAGGAAGGGAAGATGCCTGAAAAGAAATGGTTTCATCTTCAAGTTAAGTCAAACCCTCCAcctggcaggggagggtatagcttagtgataGAGTGcatttggggtcctgggttcaatccccaggacctctgttgaaagacaaataaataaacctaattacttccccaaaaaataatgtttaaagatttgttttaaagtctacaaGGTAAAGATGGGAGAGGCATTCGCATGCTCAGGGAAAAGATGGTTGTTTTTAAGGGTGTAGcacaattagaaataaataaatactaaaaatggAGATACTGTGAACATTCTGAAATGGGGAGAAATTTATATAGAAGTATAGCTAAGAATTCGAATTCTGGAGTCAGCTCTTTTAGATGTGTGTCCATTGGGAAATTATTGTTCATGCTCTAACCCTCATCAGCTATAACAGGGTAAGGATATCTCATCTTGTTTTATGAAAAGTAAATGAGAGAATTCAGTTAAAGTAGTTTATCACAGCACTGGTCATATAGTTGCTATAAATGTTAGTTTAGAATCAACTAACATAATACTATCTAAGGTTAAAGGATTTAACCATTTATGTTATCTCTGAGAAGACAAGCACCACGTCTATTTGGCTAAACTCAACACCTAGCAAAATATCTGATACGTAGTAACTAT
It encodes:
- the SLC2A3 gene encoding solute carrier family 2, facilitated glucose transporter member 3 isoform X3; translated protein: MLLRWRNSMLIVNLLAIAGGCLMGFCKIAESVEMLILGRLIIGIFCGLCTGFVPMYIGEISPTALRGAFGTLNQLGIVIGILVAQIFGLKVIMGTEELWPLLLGFTIIPAVLQCAALPFCPESPRFLLINRKEEENAKEILQRLWGTQDVAQDIQEMKDESVRMAQEKQVTVLELFRAPSYRQPIIISVMLQLSQQLSGINAVFYYSTGIFKDAGVQEPVYATIGAGVVNTIFTVVSLFLVERAGRRTLHLTGLGGMAFCSVLMTISLLLKDNYNWMSFICIGAILVFVAFFEIGPGPIPWFIVAELFGQGPRPAAMAVAGCSNWTSNFLVGLLFPSAAFYLGAYVFIVFTAFLVIFWVFTFFKVPETRGRTFEEITRAFEGQAQEGHRAEKGPVMEMNSIQPTKDTNV